In Oryza brachyantha chromosome 2, ObraRS2, whole genome shotgun sequence, a single window of DNA contains:
- the LOC102711944 gene encoding peptidyl-prolyl cis-trans isomerase, translating to MSNPKVFFDMTVGGAPAGRIVMELYAKDVPRTAENFRALCTGEKGIGKSGKPLHYKGSSFHRVIPDFMCQGGDFTRGNGTGGESIYGEKFADEAFKHKHEGEGILSMANAGPNTNGSQFFICTVPCSWLDGKHVVFGRVVEGMDVVKSIEKVGSRGGSTSKPVIIADCGQLS from the coding sequence ATGTCGAACCCGAAGGTGTTCTTCGACATGACCGTGGGCGGCGCCCCGGCGGGGCGGATCGTGATGGAGCTGTACGCGAAGGACGTGCCGCGCACGGCGGAGAACTTCCGCGCGCTGTGCACGGGGGAGAAGGGGATCGGGAAGAGCGGGAAGCCGCTGCACTACAAGGGCAGCTCCTTCCACCGCGTGATCCCGGACTTCATGTGCCAGGGCGGCGACTTCACCCGCGGCAACGGGACCGGCGGGGAGTCGATCTACGGCGAGAAGTTCGCCGACGAGGCGTTCAAGCACAAGCATGAGGGGGAGGGCATCCTGTCCATGGCGAACGCCGGGCCCAACACCAACGGGTCCCAGTTCTTCATCTGCACCGTGCCCTGCAGCTGGCTGGACGGCAAGCACGTGGTGTTCGGCCGCGTCGTGGAGGGCATGGACGTCGTCAAGTCCATCGAGAAGGTGGGATCCCGCGGCGGCAGCACCTCCAAGCCGGTCATCATCGCCGACTGCGGCCAGCTCTCCTAG